A part of Corynebacterium afermentans subsp. lipophilum genomic DNA contains:
- a CDS encoding alpha-(1->6)-mannopyranosyltransferase A, giving the protein MRPQSLGVAACALIAVGSFGAGATRYRGGLLRAAGLEHLSYGHGRALMDVLLTAGIFGLVVAWVLLWKTRPGLAQVRRSVCWWAGILAVSAPILSRDVYSYLMQGAMLRDGYDPYSEGAAVNPGPYLWEVSHDWRNTTTPYGPLHLGMGKAVTWLVGENVTLGLVVYRLISLAGFALIVWALPRIAKQIGGDPALALWLGAANPVMLLHLIGGMHNEAVMVGLVSVGLLWCLRSRWCAPGIALIALAVSLKATAAVALPFVVWLMVKRRSATTLGAAGMLVACGAWALAVNVAVIQLVTWASGTTWGWLEEITGNSKVINPLAGPTLAAELITPVLQLFDDTFRYNTALAWTRTIFSALMLVGLAVVWWIFRPRRGEAYERRAVAGTTAAYAVAFATNAVTLPWYYASVISLAGTFKPPAWVVRVTVGASIVVALAFQGSGNHRLYDMWFLALASIAAVVAVEWLFRDPARTPSLARGGSLRAPFGRAARPQDAPAETHPA; this is encoded by the coding sequence ATGCGTCCGCAGAGTTTGGGCGTAGCCGCCTGCGCGCTGATTGCCGTGGGGTCCTTCGGCGCCGGCGCGACCCGCTACCGCGGCGGCCTGCTGCGCGCCGCCGGCCTCGAGCACCTGTCCTACGGCCACGGCCGCGCGCTGATGGACGTGCTGCTCACCGCCGGGATTTTCGGCCTGGTGGTGGCGTGGGTGCTGCTGTGGAAGACCCGTCCCGGCCTGGCGCAGGTGCGCCGCAGCGTGTGCTGGTGGGCGGGCATCCTCGCGGTGTCTGCGCCGATCCTGTCGCGCGACGTGTACTCATACCTCATGCAGGGCGCGATGCTTCGCGACGGCTACGACCCCTATTCCGAAGGCGCCGCCGTCAACCCGGGCCCGTACCTGTGGGAGGTCTCCCACGACTGGCGCAACACCACCACCCCTTACGGTCCGCTCCATCTCGGTATGGGCAAGGCGGTGACGTGGCTGGTCGGTGAGAACGTCACGTTAGGCCTGGTGGTCTACCGGCTGATCTCGCTGGCCGGGTTCGCGCTCATCGTGTGGGCCCTGCCGCGGATTGCCAAGCAGATCGGCGGCGACCCCGCCCTTGCACTGTGGCTGGGTGCGGCCAACCCGGTGATGCTGCTGCACCTCATCGGCGGCATGCACAACGAGGCCGTCATGGTCGGACTGGTCAGCGTGGGGCTGTTGTGGTGCCTGCGCAGCCGCTGGTGCGCCCCCGGCATCGCGCTGATTGCGCTGGCGGTGTCACTGAAAGCCACCGCGGCAGTGGCACTGCCATTCGTGGTGTGGCTGATGGTCAAGCGCCGCAGCGCTACCACCCTCGGCGCCGCCGGCATGCTTGTGGCCTGCGGCGCGTGGGCGCTCGCCGTGAACGTCGCGGTGATCCAGCTGGTCACGTGGGCATCCGGCACCACCTGGGGGTGGCTCGAAGAGATCACCGGCAACTCGAAGGTGATCAATCCGCTCGCCGGCCCCACCCTCGCCGCCGAACTGATCACCCCGGTGCTCCAGCTTTTCGACGACACGTTCCGCTACAACACCGCCCTCGCCTGGACCCGCACGATCTTCTCCGCGCTCATGCTCGTGGGCCTGGCAGTGGTGTGGTGGATCTTCCGCCCCCGCCGCGGCGAGGCCTACGAGCGCCGCGCCGTCGCCGGCACCACCGCAGCCTACGCCGTGGCGTTTGCCACCAACGCGGTGACGCTGCCCTGGTACTACGCCTCCGTCATATCGCTGGCAGGCACGTTTAAGCCGCCGGCTTGGGTGGTGCGGGTGACCGTTGGGGCATCGATAGTCGTGGCTCTGGCGTTCCAAGGCAGCGGCAACCACCGCCTCTACGACATGTGGTTTCTCGCCCTTGCTTCTATCGCCGCCGTTGTGGCGGTGGAGTGGCTGTTCCGGGACCCGGCTAGAACGCCATCGCTTGCGCGCGGCGGATCACTTCGCGCGCCTTTTGGCCGTGCAGCGCGTCCACAGGACGCCCCGGCAGAGACTCATCCGGCGTGA
- a CDS encoding ROK family protein, with translation MVAHSPMTVGFDIGGTNARAAVVDADGVIVDSLGTHTPHDTEGLTRTIVKMVDELRASHDIGAVGVAVAGFLDPDCEIVRFAPHLAWRDDQPVRRDLEQALGLPVRLEHDANSAAWGEYRYGAGRELDTWVFLAVGTGIGATLMHHGEIYRGAFGTAPEFGHITVVPGGRVCSCGKQGCLERYASGTSLVDCAIEIATKGSFRDSAVYRAVVEKRASGHDIMAAARAGDPLGQAALDSFSTWLGRGLAIVADVLDPAHIVLGGGVSEDADLYLDDARASMEANIVGAGYRPQPEILCAEMGSRAGMIGVADLARELL, from the coding sequence ATGGTTGCTCACTCACCGATGACCGTCGGATTCGACATCGGCGGCACGAACGCACGCGCAGCAGTGGTGGACGCTGACGGGGTGATCGTCGATTCGCTCGGCACCCACACGCCGCACGACACGGAGGGGCTTACCCGCACGATCGTGAAGATGGTCGACGAGCTGCGCGCATCCCACGACATCGGGGCGGTAGGAGTGGCCGTGGCGGGATTTTTGGACCCGGACTGCGAGATCGTGCGCTTCGCACCGCACCTGGCCTGGCGCGACGACCAACCTGTGCGCCGCGATCTCGAGCAGGCGCTGGGCCTGCCGGTTCGACTGGAGCACGACGCGAACTCCGCTGCCTGGGGCGAGTACCGCTACGGCGCGGGACGCGAGCTGGACACCTGGGTGTTTCTCGCCGTCGGCACCGGCATCGGTGCGACACTGATGCACCACGGTGAGATCTACCGTGGCGCGTTCGGCACCGCGCCCGAGTTCGGCCACATCACCGTCGTGCCCGGCGGACGAGTGTGCTCCTGCGGCAAGCAGGGGTGCTTGGAACGCTACGCCTCAGGCACGTCGCTGGTGGACTGTGCGATTGAAATCGCCACCAAGGGGAGTTTTCGGGACTCGGCGGTATACCGGGCGGTCGTCGAGAAGCGGGCGAGCGGACACGACATCATGGCCGCAGCCCGCGCCGGCGACCCCCTGGGGCAGGCCGCCCTGGACAGCTTCTCCACCTGGCTGGGCCGAGGGCTGGCAATCGTCGCCGACGTGCTGGACCCCGCGCACATCGTCCTCGGCGGCGGCGTGAGCGAGGACGCGGACCTGTACCTCGACGACGCCCGCGCGTCCATGGAGGCCAACATCGTCGGCGCTGGCTACCGCCCGCAACCGGAGATCCTGTGCGCTGAGATGGGGTCACGGGCGGGTATGATCGGGGTCGCTGATCTGGCCCGTGAACTGCTGTAG
- a CDS encoding Rv2175c family DNA-binding protein, with product MCTRVESRTVSAQTNLEQLLIDETLLPFPDVAERLGVPVTKVHDYIGAKKLVHYVKDGKKVVPASLLSEDGLSKFVSGAITVLSDGGYDADEILAFLFTPDESLPGRPVDALHGQKAREVIRRAQAMAF from the coding sequence ATGTGCACCAGAGTAGAATCGCGGACCGTGAGCGCACAAACGAATCTTGAGCAATTGCTTATCGACGAAACCCTGCTGCCGTTCCCGGATGTCGCCGAGAGGCTGGGCGTGCCGGTGACCAAGGTGCACGACTACATCGGCGCGAAAAAGCTGGTGCACTACGTCAAGGACGGCAAGAAGGTTGTGCCGGCGAGCCTGCTCAGCGAGGACGGTTTGAGCAAGTTCGTCTCCGGCGCGATCACCGTGCTTTCCGACGGCGGTTACGACGCCGACGAGATCCTCGCGTTCCTGTTCACGCCGGATGAGTCTCTGCCGGGGCGTCCTGTGGACGCGCTGCACGGCCAAAAGGCGCGCGAAGTGATCCGCCGCGCGCAAGCGATGGCGTTCTAG
- a CDS encoding SAV_6107 family HEPN domain-containing protein, translated as MFLQEDTMMGSVVSATTGAVYGRGARISKADQFLAAAEELIGLAHDDFEAGRHDVAMENAYRAALRVAGARNASSPIVRKRKRLPTSAWDKLALTGEDGAHWAAVFKRYSTQRGRVASGIETDPGAAVVHRLLSDAEEFYLSTRAGEMPMAA; from the coding sequence ATGTTTTTGCAGGAGGACACAATGATGGGAAGCGTAGTTTCAGCAACAACTGGTGCGGTGTACGGGCGGGGCGCGCGTATTAGTAAGGCCGACCAATTCCTGGCGGCCGCCGAGGAGCTGATCGGTCTCGCTCACGATGACTTCGAGGCGGGCCGCCACGACGTGGCAATGGAAAACGCTTATCGTGCGGCGCTGCGGGTTGCCGGGGCGCGTAATGCCAGCTCGCCGATCGTGCGCAAGCGCAAGCGCCTTCCCACAAGCGCGTGGGACAAACTGGCGCTCACGGGTGAGGATGGGGCTCATTGGGCCGCTGTGTTCAAGCGCTATTCGACGCAACGCGGCAGGGTGGCATCCGGCATTGAAACTGATCCGGGCGCGGCTGTGGTGCACCGGCTGCTCTCGGACGCGGAGGAGTTTTATCTGTCTACCCGGGCAGGGGAGATGCCGATGGCTGCTTAG
- a CDS encoding polyadenylate-specific 3'-exoribonuclease AS: MRYFYDTEFIEDGSTIELVSIGIVAEDGREYYAVSTEFNASNANEWVRENVLNKLPRASHPAWKPLQQIRDEAHAFLTAGRGKPELWAWVGAYDHVVFAQLWGDMAGLPKDLPRYTRELKQYWQMAGRPRLPKVPDGSHDALVDARHNLRKFRVCMETLPIDASGSVSK; encoded by the coding sequence ATGCGGTATTTCTACGACACTGAATTTATCGAGGACGGCTCCACCATCGAGCTTGTCTCCATCGGCATCGTCGCCGAAGACGGACGCGAATATTACGCCGTGAGCACGGAGTTTAATGCCTCCAACGCCAACGAATGGGTGCGGGAGAACGTGCTGAACAAGCTGCCGCGCGCTTCGCACCCGGCGTGGAAGCCGCTGCAGCAGATCCGCGACGAGGCCCACGCGTTTCTCACCGCCGGCCGCGGCAAGCCGGAGCTGTGGGCCTGGGTCGGCGCTTACGATCACGTCGTGTTCGCCCAGCTCTGGGGTGACATGGCCGGCTTGCCAAAGGACCTGCCGCGCTACACGCGCGAGCTGAAGCAGTACTGGCAGATGGCGGGGCGCCCGCGGCTGCCCAAGGTGCCGGACGGCAGCCATGACGCGCTCGTGGATGCGCGCCACAACCTGCGTAAATTCCGCGTGTGCATGGAGACATTGCCTATCGACGCCTCCGGCTCCGTGTCCAAATAG
- the mraZ gene encoding division/cell wall cluster transcriptional repressor MraZ, with the protein MFLGTYTPKLDDKGRLTLPAKFREDLADGLMVTKGQDHSLAVYPRDEFAARARKAAAASRTNPKARAFIRNLAASADEQTLDGSGRITLSPAHRDYANLSKECVVIGSVDFLEIWDLESWNKYQEETEAAFSAADDDDILSGLL; encoded by the coding sequence ATGTTTCTGGGAACCTACACTCCCAAGCTCGACGACAAAGGTCGCTTAACGCTCCCCGCGAAGTTCCGTGAGGACCTCGCGGACGGGCTGATGGTGACCAAGGGGCAGGATCACTCGTTAGCGGTGTACCCGCGCGATGAGTTCGCCGCCCGCGCCCGCAAGGCCGCAGCGGCATCCCGCACAAACCCCAAGGCACGCGCATTTATCCGCAACCTGGCTGCCAGTGCGGATGAGCAAACGCTCGACGGGTCTGGGCGAATCACCCTGTCTCCGGCGCACCGCGATTACGCAAACCTTTCCAAGGAGTGCGTGGTCATCGGTTCGGTGGATTTTCTCGAGATCTGGGACCTCGAGTCCTGGAACAAGTATCAAGAAGAGACTGAAGCCGCGTTCTCCGCGGCGGATGACGACGACATTCTCTCCGGTCTGCTGTAG
- a CDS encoding protein kinase domain-containing protein: MATLRAGTTLDGRYVVDRPIARGGMATVYRCVDARLGREVAAKVMHEQYVDDEVFRERFRREARAMAQLSHPNLVNVYDFSASGGEVFLIMELITGGTLRELLAERGPMPPHAAASVMRGMLTGLAVAHAKGMVHRDIKPDNVLIDASSRVKLSDFGLVRAAAETTQSTDQIVGTVAYLSPEQVDGGALTAASDVYSAGIVLFELLTGRTPFGGETPLAHAYARLRDDVPAPSSLIAGVPKLFDELVATATARNPHDRFHDAAEFLAALDDVASELRLPAYTVPAPRNSAAHRAAEHPTNFGLAAEVGGGAGGAVPSAPGAQSAAHQRLFPGDDAPTRVSPFPAKPAQPAPGPARGQWPTAGTAAGPTVSPAPVQRPDPRQLSPNGPDIPPTREPASQRPSVKPVSNRSPFGVALYTVFVIIAIVAVALGAWWFGSGMYGEIPEIIVPQA, from the coding sequence ATGGCAACCTTGCGCGCAGGCACGACTCTGGACGGGCGTTACGTTGTCGACCGCCCAATCGCACGCGGTGGCATGGCAACCGTTTACCGCTGCGTCGACGCACGCCTCGGGCGCGAAGTGGCGGCGAAAGTCATGCATGAACAGTACGTGGACGACGAGGTCTTCCGCGAACGCTTCCGCCGCGAAGCCCGCGCAATGGCCCAGCTCAGCCACCCAAACCTGGTCAACGTCTACGACTTCTCCGCATCCGGCGGGGAAGTATTTTTGATCATGGAACTGATCACCGGCGGCACCCTGCGCGAACTACTCGCCGAACGCGGCCCCATGCCCCCGCACGCCGCCGCCTCCGTGATGCGCGGCATGCTCACCGGCCTCGCTGTCGCGCACGCCAAAGGCATGGTTCACCGCGACATCAAACCGGACAACGTGCTCATCGACGCCTCCAGCCGCGTCAAACTCTCCGATTTCGGCCTCGTGCGCGCCGCAGCCGAAACCACCCAATCCACCGACCAAATCGTCGGCACCGTCGCTTACCTCTCGCCCGAGCAGGTCGACGGCGGCGCACTGACCGCGGCCTCCGACGTCTACTCCGCCGGGATCGTGCTCTTCGAGCTACTCACCGGCCGCACCCCATTCGGCGGCGAGACTCCCCTGGCCCACGCCTACGCCAGGTTGCGCGATGATGTACCCGCGCCGTCGTCGTTGATCGCGGGGGTGCCAAAGCTTTTCGACGAGCTCGTGGCCACCGCCACCGCCCGCAACCCACACGACCGGTTCCACGACGCCGCAGAATTCTTGGCGGCGCTGGACGACGTGGCCAGCGAACTGCGACTGCCCGCCTACACCGTGCCGGCGCCGCGCAACTCCGCCGCACACCGCGCCGCCGAGCACCCGACCAATTTTGGGCTGGCCGCCGAGGTTGGCGGTGGTGCTGGCGGTGCCGTCCCGAGCGCTCCGGGCGCCCAGAGCGCCGCCCACCAGCGCCTTTTCCCCGGCGACGACGCCCCCACCCGAGTCTCCCCGTTTCCCGCCAAGCCGGCCCAGCCAGCACCCGGCCCGGCGCGCGGCCAGTGGCCCACGGCGGGTACGGCAGCTGGTCCGACAGTAAGTCCCGCACCTGTTCAGAGACCTGACCCGAGACAGCTCTCCCCTAACGGCCCGGATATTCCTCCCACCCGCGAGCCCGCTTCCCAGCGTCCCTCCGTTAAACCCGTGTCGAACCGTTCCCCGTTCGGCGTGGCCCTGTACACCGTCTTCGTCATCATCGCGATCGTCGCCGTGGCGCTGGGGGCTTGGTGGTTCGGCTCCGGCATGTACGGCGAAATCCCCGAGATCATCGTGCCCCAGGCTTAG
- a CDS encoding polyprenyl synthetase family protein, with protein sequence MTDLGLKDVPAQVSQQLEAFFNERAAAVETIGEPVAQAVGHLRRFVLGGGKRVRPTYGWAGFVGAGGLHGAEDPEAVLRAMSSLELIQACALVHDDIIDASDTRRGNPTVHRAIEAEHRSEGLLGSAEEYGVNAAILLGDLALAWAEDMWRYSGVSQDALARAAEPWVGMRTEVIGGQLLDIMLESLGSESVEMANRVNRFKTAAYTIERPLHLGAALAGAGEPLIRAFRGYGRDIGIAFQLRDDLLGVFGDPAVTGKPAGDDIREGKRTELFATALELLDQANPAAAQELRDGIGKAEDEAELRRLAELIRSSGAEDAVEARIEELTTSGLGFLDGAGIDDATVEALTGLAHKATDRRM encoded by the coding sequence GTGACAGATCTGGGGCTCAAAGACGTACCGGCACAGGTGAGTCAGCAACTTGAAGCGTTTTTCAACGAGCGCGCAGCTGCTGTCGAGACCATCGGCGAGCCCGTCGCCCAGGCAGTCGGCCACCTGCGGCGCTTCGTCCTCGGCGGCGGCAAGCGCGTGCGCCCCACGTACGGCTGGGCAGGCTTCGTCGGCGCGGGCGGCTTGCACGGCGCCGAGGACCCCGAGGCGGTGCTTCGCGCGATGAGCTCGCTGGAGCTGATTCAGGCGTGCGCGCTGGTGCACGACGACATCATCGACGCCTCCGACACCCGGCGCGGCAACCCCACGGTGCACCGCGCGATCGAGGCGGAGCACCGCAGCGAAGGCCTGCTCGGCTCCGCGGAGGAGTACGGCGTAAACGCAGCGATTTTGCTCGGCGACCTCGCCCTTGCTTGGGCCGAAGACATGTGGCGCTACTCCGGCGTCTCTCAGGACGCGCTCGCTCGCGCCGCTGAGCCGTGGGTGGGTATGCGCACCGAGGTCATCGGCGGCCAGTTGCTGGACATAATGCTGGAGAGCCTGGGCAGCGAGTCGGTGGAGATGGCCAACCGCGTCAACCGGTTCAAAACCGCGGCCTACACTATCGAGCGCCCACTCCACTTGGGTGCGGCGCTTGCGGGCGCGGGCGAGCCGCTTATCCGCGCATTCCGCGGCTACGGCCGTGACATCGGCATCGCCTTCCAACTCCGGGACGACCTGCTCGGCGTGTTCGGCGACCCGGCGGTCACCGGCAAACCGGCGGGCGACGACATTCGCGAGGGCAAGCGCACGGAGCTGTTCGCCACTGCCCTTGAGCTGCTCGATCAGGCCAACCCGGCAGCCGCGCAGGAACTGCGCGACGGGATTGGGAAAGCCGAGGATGAGGCGGAGCTGCGTCGATTAGCAGAGCTCATTCGCTCCAGCGGCGCAGAAGACGCGGTGGAGGCGCGCATTGAGGAACTCACCACCTCCGGCCTGGGCTTTTTGGACGGCGCTGGCATCGACGACGCCACCGTGGAAGCGCTCACCGGCCTCGCGCACAAGGCCACCGACCGGCGGATGTGA
- a CDS encoding GNAT family N-acetyltransferase gives MIATIQRLTAAEFLMLTPTLVDIYIEAMGYPRTMRRQRIQVWKGEVRSPGFTAVAAIETGQVVGIAYGFIGTRERWWDRQLVRAMNANGGITDQDRDMLRSYFEVAEVHVSPALQGKGLGSRLLTELLREAPTRWALLSTPEIAGEANNAFGLYRKFGFTDVARNFLYEGDKRPFAILALELPNRTE, from the coding sequence GTGATTGCAACCATCCAGCGCCTCACGGCAGCCGAGTTCCTCATGCTCACCCCGACGCTCGTAGACATCTATATAGAGGCCATGGGGTACCCAAGGACCATGCGCCGACAACGCATCCAGGTGTGGAAAGGCGAGGTGCGCTCCCCCGGCTTCACCGCGGTCGCGGCGATCGAGACAGGCCAAGTGGTGGGCATCGCCTACGGCTTCATCGGCACCCGGGAGCGCTGGTGGGACCGTCAGCTCGTGCGCGCGATGAACGCCAACGGCGGGATCACGGACCAGGACCGGGACATGCTGCGCAGCTACTTCGAGGTCGCCGAGGTGCATGTCTCCCCCGCCCTGCAAGGCAAAGGCCTGGGCTCCCGACTACTCACGGAACTGCTGCGGGAGGCACCGACACGCTGGGCTCTACTGTCCACGCCGGAAATTGCAGGCGAAGCGAACAACGCTTTCGGGCTCTACCGCAAATTCGGTTTCACGGACGTGGCGCGCAATTTTCTTTACGAGGGCGATAAACGCCCGTTTGCCATCCTCGCCCTCGAACTGCCCAACCGCACTGAGTAG
- a CDS encoding DUF3040 domain-containing protein gives MSLSEQEMRALREIEQSLFADDPKFGSSVVTESGFGSAPKTGQLTMRSVALIVLGLVLLLGGVALASLSTWTIVLSIIGFAVMLFGGIMALRTPTRQPSSSARASRPAKPRTQRSASMEESFRRRFEDRQ, from the coding sequence GTGTCTCTATCTGAGCAGGAAATGCGGGCGTTGCGCGAAATTGAGCAGTCTCTCTTCGCGGACGACCCGAAGTTCGGCAGCAGTGTCGTGACTGAATCTGGCTTCGGTTCCGCACCCAAGACCGGACAATTGACCATGCGCAGCGTCGCGCTGATTGTCTTGGGTCTCGTGCTGCTGCTCGGCGGCGTGGCGCTGGCGAGCCTGAGTACCTGGACGATTGTGCTGAGCATCATCGGCTTCGCCGTCATGCTCTTCGGCGGCATTATGGCCCTGCGTACCCCGACGCGTCAGCCGTCCTCGTCTGCACGTGCGTCGCGGCCGGCGAAGCCGCGCACCCAGCGCAGCGCCAGCATGGAGGAGAGCTTCCGTCGGCGTTTTGAGGACCGTCAGTAA
- a CDS encoding lysophospholipid acyltransferase family protein, giving the protein MNNKWYSLFKVILGPPLLVWNRPTIEGAENIPDEGAAILVSNHQAVLDSFYLPLLVKRQITFPAKKEYFTSPGLSGRIQKFFFSSVGQIPVDRGAKDAGDALQNAAESVLSKGDLFGIYPEGTRSPDGRVYKGRTGIARVAMATGAPIVLIGMIGSGKANPIGTTIPRPVRVRIKVSEQIHPHAWAAENGFDPDSREVMRPFTDYCMRRLADMVGEDYVDVYASDVKKSLAETGEYPEEARP; this is encoded by the coding sequence ATGAACAACAAGTGGTATTCCCTGTTCAAGGTTATTCTCGGGCCGCCGCTACTCGTGTGGAACCGCCCCACCATCGAGGGCGCGGAAAACATCCCCGACGAAGGCGCCGCGATTTTGGTGTCCAACCACCAAGCCGTGCTTGATTCGTTCTACCTGCCGCTTCTGGTGAAGCGACAGATCACCTTCCCCGCCAAGAAGGAGTACTTCACCTCGCCGGGCCTGTCCGGGCGCATCCAGAAGTTCTTCTTCTCTTCGGTGGGCCAAATCCCCGTGGACCGCGGAGCAAAGGACGCTGGCGACGCGCTGCAGAACGCGGCCGAAAGCGTGCTGTCCAAGGGCGACCTGTTCGGCATTTACCCGGAGGGCACCAGGTCCCCGGACGGGCGCGTGTACAAAGGCCGCACCGGCATCGCGCGCGTGGCCATGGCTACCGGCGCACCCATCGTGCTTATCGGCATGATCGGCTCCGGGAAGGCCAACCCGATCGGCACCACAATCCCGCGGCCGGTGAGGGTGCGCATCAAGGTCTCTGAACAGATCCACCCGCACGCCTGGGCCGCCGAGAACGGCTTCGACCCCGACTCGCGCGAGGTCATGCGGCCGTTCACGGACTACTGCATGCGCCGCCTCGCGGACATGGTGGGGGAGGACTACGTGGATGTCTACGCCTCGGACGTGAAGAAGTCCTTGGCCGAGACGGGGGAATACCCGGAGGAGGCACGCCCGTGA
- a CDS encoding class II 3-deoxy-7-phosphoheptulonate synthase, which produces MSWTIDIPKDVLPDLPPLPGDLNEQFQDALSRDAKQQPSWDPTQAQYVRKILESVPPVVLGPEVEELKTQLADVANGKAFMLQGGDCAETFESNTEPHIRANVRTLLQMAAVLTYGASMPVVKLARIAGQYAKPRSSDLDANGLPNYRGDIVNGVEPTEEARRHDPARMVRAYANSSAAMNLVRALTASGTADLHHINDWNREFVTNSPAGARYEALGREISRSLAFMDACGVRDDNLRTSNVYASHEALLVDYERAMLRLAADSNGDTRLYDLSAHQLWIGERTRGIDDFHVNFAALISNPIGIKLGPTTTPEEAVAYADKLDPERVPGRLTMVIRMGQDKVREVLPGIVKAVEASGHKVVWQSDPMHGNTFTSSNGYKTRHFDKIIDEVQGFFEVHRELGTHPGGIHIELTGENVTECLGGAQDITDVDLPGRYESACDPRLNTEQALELSFLVAEMLRY; this is translated from the coding sequence GTGAGTTGGACAATTGACATCCCCAAAGACGTACTGCCGGACCTGCCCCCGCTGCCGGGCGACCTGAACGAGCAGTTCCAGGACGCACTCTCCCGCGACGCGAAGCAGCAACCCTCCTGGGACCCCACCCAGGCGCAGTATGTGCGCAAGATCCTCGAGTCTGTGCCCCCTGTTGTGCTCGGGCCCGAGGTGGAGGAGCTGAAGACCCAGCTCGCGGATGTCGCTAACGGCAAGGCGTTCATGCTGCAGGGCGGCGATTGCGCAGAGACCTTCGAGTCCAACACTGAGCCCCACATCCGCGCCAACGTCCGCACCCTGCTGCAGATGGCCGCGGTGCTGACCTACGGCGCGTCTATGCCGGTGGTGAAACTGGCCCGCATCGCCGGCCAATACGCCAAGCCGCGCTCCTCAGACCTGGACGCGAATGGCCTACCCAACTACCGCGGCGACATCGTCAACGGCGTTGAGCCCACCGAGGAGGCCCGCCGCCACGACCCGGCCCGCATGGTCCGCGCATACGCCAACTCGTCCGCGGCGATGAACCTGGTCCGCGCCCTGACCGCGTCCGGCACCGCCGACCTGCACCACATCAACGACTGGAACCGCGAGTTCGTCACCAACTCCCCAGCGGGGGCTCGCTACGAAGCGCTCGGCCGCGAGATCTCCCGGTCTCTGGCCTTCATGGACGCCTGCGGCGTGCGCGACGACAACCTGCGCACCTCCAACGTCTACGCCTCGCACGAGGCGCTGCTGGTGGATTACGAGCGCGCTATGCTGCGCCTGGCCGCCGACTCCAACGGCGATACCAGGCTCTACGACCTGTCCGCCCACCAGCTCTGGATCGGCGAGCGCACCCGCGGCATCGACGATTTCCACGTGAACTTCGCCGCCCTGATCTCTAATCCGATTGGCATCAAGCTCGGCCCGACCACCACCCCCGAGGAGGCCGTCGCCTACGCCGACAAGCTCGATCCGGAACGCGTGCCGGGCCGGTTGACCATGGTCATCCGCATGGGCCAGGACAAGGTCCGCGAGGTGCTGCCGGGCATCGTCAAGGCCGTCGAGGCTTCCGGCCACAAAGTGGTCTGGCAGTCCGACCCGATGCACGGCAACACCTTCACCTCCTCGAACGGCTACAAGACCCGCCACTTCGACAAAATCATCGACGAGGTGCAGGGCTTCTTCGAGGTCCACCGCGAACTGGGTACCCACCCGGGCGGCATCCACATTGAGCTCACCGGCGAGAACGTCACCGAATGCCTCGGTGGCGCCCAGGACATCACCGATGTCGACCTGCCGGGCCGCTACGAGTCCGCCTGCGACCCCCGACTCAACACCGAGCAGGCCCTCGAGCTGTCCTTCCTCGTGGCGGAGATGCTGCGCTACTAG